The following DNA comes from Stigmatella erecta.
GCCTCATCAGGGCGGACGAGCCCCGCGCCCCCCGCGAGCAGGACCGCCGCGCCCAGGACCGTGGCACCGAGGATGAAGCGCCGGCGCAAAGGGCGCTGGGTGGGGGAGGTGGAGCGAGGCAGAGCGTCTGGAGGCATGGTGTCCGGGGCCCAGGGGGTTCCACCCCTGTAGAGTCCCCGGAACCAAAGCCATCCCAACGAAATGCTAAAAAACCGCTGGGGCGGCCTTACCCGGCCGAGGCCTCGCGCAGGCTCTCCTCCACGCCGTTCAGCAGCTCCTCCAGCGTGGCCTCCGGGATGTTCAGCGGCGGGGCGATGTAGACCGTGTCCCCCAGCGGCCGCAGGTACAGCCCCCGCTTCAGGGCCGCCTCGTACACGCGCCAGCCCTTGCCGGACAGGTACCCGCCCCCGCCCAGGTCCACCGCGCCCACCATGCCCTGCGCCCGCGGCCGCACCACGCCCGGCACCCGCTCCGCCATGGCCTCGAAGGCCGCCTTCACCCGCGGCGCCTTGCGCGCTACCTGACCCAGCACGTCCTCGTCCCGGTACACCGCCAGCACCTCGCGCGCCACCGCGGCCCCCAGCGGGTTCCCGCAGTACGAGTGCCCGTAGTACAGCGCCCGCTCGCGCCCGCCCAGGAAGCCCGAGAACACCCGCTCCGTGGCCAGCGTGGCCGCGAAGGGCAGCAGCCCCCCGCTCAGCGCCTTCGCCAGGCACAGCAGGTCCGGCACCACCCCCGCCAGCTCACACGCGAAGCGCGCCCCCGCGCGCCCCAGCCCCGTGAACACCTCGTCGGCGATGAGGAACGTGTCCACCGCCCGCGTCGCCTCGCGCACCGCCCGCACGAACGCCGGCGCGTACACCTGCATCCCCGCGGCCCCCTGCACCACCGGCTCCAGGATGACGCCCGCCACCTCGTCCGGGAACGCCTTCAGCGCCCGCTCCACCTCCGCGAAGGCCCGCTCCCACCCGCCCTCCTCCGCCGGCGAGGGCACGTGCACCACGTCGAACAGCAGCGGCCCGAACACCTCCCGGAACTCGGGCATGCCGCCCACGCTCGTGGCCCCCACCGTCTCGCCGTGGAAGGCCCCCGACAGGGTGATGAAGCGCGTGCGCCGGGGCCGCCCGTTCTGCGCCCAGTACTGCGCCGCCATCTTGATGGCCACCTCCACCGCCGTGCTCCCGTTGTCCACGTAGAACACCCGCGAGAGCCGCTCGCCCGGGGGCACCTCCTCCTGCCCCGCCCCCGGCGCCAGCGCCACCAGCTCCGCGGCCAGCCGCGCCGCGGGCGCGTGGGTGATGCCCGCAAGCGACACGTGCCCCAGCACTCCCACCTGCTCCACCAGCGCCCGCACCAGCCGCGGGTGCCGGTGCCCCAGCGTGGACACCCACCACGAGCTGTTCGCGTCCAGGTAGCGCCGGCCGTCCACATCCGTCAGGTAGGCGCCCTCGGCCCCGGCCACCACGAGCGGGCGCGTGTCCCGGATGTAGGTCTCCATCGCGGTGTAGGGGTGCCACACGTGCCGCTTGTCCAGCGCGACGATGGCCTCCCGGGTCAGCTCCTCGCGTTTCACGCTCGCACCCTCTTTCCAGCCGGGTTGACGCACCGCCCCGGCCCCGCGGCGCGCGTTCTGCCCTGGCTCCTGCCCGCTCGCAACCCCTCCAGGCACCAGCCCCCTTCCCTTTCCTGGCGTCTGGTATCTTGTGGAATAATCCCGGTCCGTTTCCTCAGGAGCCGACGTCCCCATGACTCAACGCAGCCCCTCGGCAGCGTCCCTCTCTCAGGCCATGGAGACCGAATACGCCCGGCGCATCGCCCTGGCCACCCCCACGGACACCGCCCGGGGGCTGTTCTTCAACGGGGTGCTGTCGGCCGTCATCACCTTCGGCGGCGAGCCCGCCCTGAAGCAGTGCCACGCCCGGCTCAACGACAAGCGCTTCGAGCGGCGCTTCATCGACTTCTCCAGCTACCCCGTCTCGGACTTCCTGCGCCTGTCGCTGGCCGCCTCGCAGATTCTCACCTCGCAGCTCGGCAGCCCGGAGACGACCCAGCGCCGCCTGGGCATGCAGGCCACGCGCGACTTCCTCAGCTCCATGGCGGGGCGCACCGTGCTGCTGCTCTCGGGTGACTCGCCCAAGCGCCTGCTGGACAAGATTCCCAACGCCTACCGCTCCGCGGTGAGCTACGGCGAGCGCACCGTGACGATGATGGGCGACAAGGCCGCGCGCGTCGTCTTCACGCGCGACTTCATGCTCCCGCACTACAACGAGGGCGTGCTGAGCGCCGTGCTGGAGTCCGTCAACGCCCGCAACCCCCGCGTCCACTCGCGCGCCATCGGCCCGATGGACTCCGAGTACGAGCTGGCCTGGGACTGAGCGCGGGTCCGCCGGGCCGGATGGAACTCGGCACCCGGGGCCGGTCCGCGTTAAAACCGTCCCGTGCTCGATCCGTCCATCCGCGTCCAGGTGCTCGACTCCATCACCGACGTGCCCGCCGCGCAGTGGGATGCGCTGGCGGGTGCCGATGCGCCCCCCTTCATCCGGCACGCCTGGCTGGCCGCCATGGAGGAGAGCGGCAGCGCCCAGGAGGAGACAGGCTGGGCGCCCCACCACCTCACGCTGTGGCGCGGCCCCACGCTCGTGGCCGCCTCCCCCGCCTACTTCAAGTTCCACAGCATGGGCGAGTACATCTACGACTTCGCCTGGGCCCAGGTGGCCCAGCGCCTGGGCGTGGCGTACTACCCGAAGCTGCTCCTGGGCGCCCCGCTGTCGCCGGCCACCGCGCCGCGCTTCCTCATCGCCCCCGGGGAGAACGTGAGCGATGCGCGCCACGCCATCCTGGAGGCCGCCATCGAGAGCGCGCGCGAGGAGGGCTGCTCCTCGGTGCACGTGCTCTACCCCACCGAGGAGGAGGCGGACTTCCTGGAGCGCGCCGGCATGGCGCGGAGGCTCACGCTGCAGTTCCACTGGAAGAACCCCGGCTACCAGAGCTACGAGGACTACCTGTCGCGCTTCACCTCCAAGCGCCGCAACCAGTTCAAGCGCGAGCGCGGCGCCGCGGCCGGGCAGGGCATCACCCTGCGCACCGTGCCGGGCAGCGAGCTGGGCCCGGAGCACGCCCGGCGCGCCCATGGCTTCTACGCCGCCACGTGCGAGCGCCACGCCTGGGGCCAGGTGCAGCTCACCCCGGACTTCTTCGCCCGCGTGTTCCGCGCCATGCCCGAGGCCATGGAGATGGTGGAGGCGGTGCGCGGGGGCAAGGTGGTGGCCGGGGCCTTCAACGCGGTGACGAAGGAGCGGCTCTACGGGCGGTACTGGGGCTGCTTCGAGGAGCACCCCTTCCTGCACTTCAACGTCTGCCTGTACCACTCGGTGGAGGAGAGCATCCGCGCGGGGCGCAAGGTGTTCGAGCCCGGCGCGGGCGGCGAGCACAAGGTGGCGCGCGGCTTCGAGCCCACCGCCGTGCACAGCGCCCACCTGCTCTTCGACCCGCGGCTGGACCGCACCATCCGGGACGCCCTGCGCCGCGAGCGCGCCCACCTGGCGCTCGCCGTGGAGGAGGCCGAGCGGCTCGCCGGCCTCAAGCCCTGGCCCCTGGAGGGTGTGTAAGAAGGTCTCCACCTCGTGGGGGGCCGGCGTACGAACGAAGTTGTCAAATGGGGGAAGACCTTTAGAGTCGGGCCGTATGAAAGCCCCCGAGACCGAAGAGGATTTCGTCCAGTGGTATGAGGACTGCTGGGCGGACCGCGACGAGGTGGAGTACCCGAAGCTGTTCGGGGCCATCAGCGAAGAGGTATTCACGCTGGACCAGACGGACGCCCTGCAGGCCTGGCTCGAGAGCGACCTGTCCCAGGTGAAGGAGCTGGACCCGAACTGGGGCCCCATGGGCGTGCGCGTGGCGCCGCCGAGCGAGCAGTACCCCTACTGGACCTACGTGACGAGTGGCCTGTCCAACCCCTTCACCGTGGCCCCTGGCGCGGAGGTGGACGAGGCAGCCCCCAGCGGCATCGGCTACGAGATGGTCATCCACACCGCCGAGGAGGCGCAGTGGCCGGTGCTCCGGCTGCTGGACATGATGGCCTACAACCTGGTGTGCCTGCGCGCCTTCGCCCTCAACCACCGCTACCCGGTGGAGGGCTCGCTCACCGGCGGCGAGACGAAGCTCAACGGCTTCGTCTTCGTGCGGGACACCTCGCGCCCCGCCGAGTTCACCCTGCCCTCGGGCAAGGTGCAGCTGCTCACGCTGGTGGGCACCACGCGCAACGAGATGGCCTTCAGCCGCTCCAACGGCATGGACAAGCTGATGGCCAAGCTCCATGACGCGGGCGCCGGCCTCGTCACCCGCCCGGAGCGCGAGGAAGTGAAGCTGTAGCGGCCCCTCCGCGCGGGGTGCGGTCCTCGCGTCCCGCGCGGATGAGCGCCCCGCCGCCCACGAGCAGCAGCACGCCGAAGGCCAGGAAGCCCAGGTCCCACGCCAGCGCGTGCGGCCCGGGCTTCACGTGGTGCACGCCGAGGAGCTGGTGGTCGATGAGCCCCTCCACGGTGTTGAACAGGCCCCAGCCCCCGAGCAGCGCGCCCAGGAGCGTGCGCGTGGACCAGGGCACATCCGCGCGCTGGCCCGCGCGCCACAGCAGCCCCAGGCCCCCCGCCGTCATCAGCCAGGTGAAGGCGTGGAAGAGGCCATCCCAGAACATGTTCACCTTGGCGCGCACCAGGTCATCCGGCGGCAGGAGGCTGGAGAGCATGTTGTGCCACTGCAGCAGCTGGTGCAGGACGATGCCATCCACGAAGCCGCCCAGCCCCACCCCCAGCAGCACCCCGGCGGACACCAGCGGCCCCTGCCTCGGGCCGCTCATCGCGTCTCCTCCGGAAAGCGCGCTGACGCACTGCCTCCAGCGCGGTGCGCCAGAAACACCACGCACAGGATGACGGCGAAGGGCAGGGCCGTGATGGCCAGCCGTCCCCAGAAGTGCTCATCGAAGATGCCCGCCTCCACCGCGGGACGGCAGGTGGGGCACGCCTGCGCGACGCACCCCGTCAAAGCCAGACTCACCCCGGCCACCCTGGAAAGTCCTCTCATGCGCCCACGATAGTGGCCGCCCTCGCGCCCCGGGAGCGAAGGGGGCGGGAATGAAACAATTCATCGGAATGACAACGTTGTCGTGTTTTTCATACATTGACCGTATTGCGGGGTGAGACTAGAGACACGGCCTCCTTTTCAGAGAGGACCTCACGCCATGACTCGAACGTTCCCCACGCTCTCCACCCTGACGGCGCTGTGCGCCGGACTGGCCACCGCGCACGGCCTGCCCGCCGAGGCGGCCCCCGCCGAGGCCTCCGTGTCCGCGATGGACGTCTCCCCGGAGCTCCTCTCCGCGATGCGCCGGGACCTGAAGGTCTCCGAGGCGCAGCTGAGCCGCCGGCTCGCCTTCGAGGCGAAGGCCCCCGCCCTGGAGAAGACGCTGCGTGAGGAGCTGGGCGGCTCGTTCGGCGGTGCGTGGCTGAACGCGGACGGCACCCAGCTCATCGTCGGCGTGACCGACGCGGCCGGCGCCGAGCGCGTGCGCCGCGCGGGCGCCGAGCCCCGCCTGGTGGCCCGGAGCCAGGCGCACCTGGACGCGGTGATGGCGGAGCTGAACGCCAACGCCAAGAACGCCGGCCCGTCCATTCATTACTGGCAGGTGGACGTGGCAACCAACAGCGTCGTGGTCCACGCCGACAGCGGCTCGGGCATGTCGAAGCTGCGCAACGAGGCCTTCGTGGCCCAGAGCCGCGGCGCCAAGGACGGCACCATCCGCATCGTGGAGTCCACCCAGGCGCCCCAGCTGGCCTACGACGTGCGCGGCGGAGATCCCTACTACTTCAGCAACGCGCGCTGTTCGGTCGGCTTCTCGGTGAACGGCGGCTTCGTCACCGCCGGCCACTGCGGCGGCGCGGGCACCGCCACCACCGGCCACAACGGCGTGGCGATGGGCACCATCCGCGCCTCCACCTTCCCCACCAACGACTGGGCCTGGGTGGCCACCAACAGCTCGTGGACGCCGCAGCCCTGGGTCTACAGCTACAACAACGCGAACGTCACCGTGGCGGGCTCGCAGGAGGCCGGCATCGGCGCCTCCATCTGCCGCTCCGGCTACACCACGGGCTGGCGCTGCGGCACGCTCGTGGCCAAGAACATCACCGTCAACTACTCCAACGGCCCCGTCTACGGCATGTCGCACACCAACGCGTGCGCCAACCCCGGTGACTCGGGCGGCTCGGTCATCTC
Coding sequences within:
- a CDS encoding DUF2378 family protein: MTQRSPSAASLSQAMETEYARRIALATPTDTARGLFFNGVLSAVITFGGEPALKQCHARLNDKRFERRFIDFSSYPVSDFLRLSLAASQILTSQLGSPETTQRRLGMQATRDFLSSMAGRTVLLLSGDSPKRLLDKIPNAYRSAVSYGERTVTMMGDKAARVVFTRDFMLPHYNEGVLSAVLESVNARNPRVHSRAIGPMDSEYELAWD
- a CDS encoding S1 family peptidase produces the protein MTRTFPTLSTLTALCAGLATAHGLPAEAAPAEASVSAMDVSPELLSAMRRDLKVSEAQLSRRLAFEAKAPALEKTLREELGGSFGGAWLNADGTQLIVGVTDAAGAERVRRAGAEPRLVARSQAHLDAVMAELNANAKNAGPSIHYWQVDVATNSVVVHADSGSGMSKLRNEAFVAQSRGAKDGTIRIVESTQAPQLAYDVRGGDPYYFSNARCSVGFSVNGGFVTAGHCGGAGTATTGHNGVAMGTIRASTFPTNDWAWVATNSSWTPQPWVYSYNNANVTVAGSQEAGIGASICRSGYTTGWRCGTLVAKNITVNYSNGPVYGMSHTNACANPGDSGGSVISGTQAQGVTSGIAGGCESSSPQTFFQPINPILSTYGLTLRTGGGSSGGKGFVSRLNGKCIDVPNSNFSDGVQLQMWDCNGTNAQKFTWVGSTLQIGGKCVDVANASTANGAAIQIVSCNGNRAQDFVLSAAGDLVSYLANKCVDIKDVSSASGAKLHLWECNGAANQKWDYR
- a CDS encoding GNAT family N-acetyltransferase, producing MLDPSIRVQVLDSITDVPAAQWDALAGADAPPFIRHAWLAAMEESGSAQEETGWAPHHLTLWRGPTLVAASPAYFKFHSMGEYIYDFAWAQVAQRLGVAYYPKLLLGAPLSPATAPRFLIAPGENVSDARHAILEAAIESAREEGCSSVHVLYPTEEEADFLERAGMARRLTLQFHWKNPGYQSYEDYLSRFTSKRRNQFKRERGAAAGQGITLRTVPGSELGPEHARRAHGFYAATCERHAWGQVQLTPDFFARVFRAMPEAMEMVEAVRGGKVVAGAFNAVTKERLYGRYWGCFEEHPFLHFNVCLYHSVEESIRAGRKVFEPGAGGEHKVARGFEPTAVHSAHLLFDPRLDRTIRDALRRERAHLALAVEEAERLAGLKPWPLEGV
- a CDS encoding suppressor of fused domain protein; the encoded protein is MKAPETEEDFVQWYEDCWADRDEVEYPKLFGAISEEVFTLDQTDALQAWLESDLSQVKELDPNWGPMGVRVAPPSEQYPYWTYVTSGLSNPFTVAPGAEVDEAAPSGIGYEMVIHTAEEAQWPVLRLLDMMAYNLVCLRAFALNHRYPVEGSLTGGETKLNGFVFVRDTSRPAEFTLPSGKVQLLTLVGTTRNEMAFSRSNGMDKLMAKLHDAGAGLVTRPEREEVKL
- a CDS encoding DUF2243 domain-containing protein; this encodes MSGPRQGPLVSAGVLLGVGLGGFVDGIVLHQLLQWHNMLSSLLPPDDLVRAKVNMFWDGLFHAFTWLMTAGGLGLLWRAGQRADVPWSTRTLLGALLGGWGLFNTVEGLIDHQLLGVHHVKPGPHALAWDLGFLAFGVLLLVGGGALIRAGREDRTPRGGAATASLPRAPGG
- the bioA gene encoding adenosylmethionine--8-amino-7-oxononanoate transaminase — encoded protein: MTREAIVALDKRHVWHPYTAMETYIRDTRPLVVAGAEGAYLTDVDGRRYLDANSSWWVSTLGHRHPRLVRALVEQVGVLGHVSLAGITHAPAARLAAELVALAPGAGQEEVPPGERLSRVFYVDNGSTAVEVAIKMAAQYWAQNGRPRRTRFITLSGAFHGETVGATSVGGMPEFREVFGPLLFDVVHVPSPAEEGGWERAFAEVERALKAFPDEVAGVILEPVVQGAAGMQVYAPAFVRAVREATRAVDTFLIADEVFTGLGRAGARFACELAGVVPDLLCLAKALSGGLLPFAATLATERVFSGFLGGRERALYYGHSYCGNPLGAAVAREVLAVYRDEDVLGQVARKAPRVKAAFEAMAERVPGVVRPRAQGMVGAVDLGGGGYLSGKGWRVYEAALKRGLYLRPLGDTVYIAPPLNIPEATLEELLNGVEESLREASAG